From a region of the Corallococcus coralloides DSM 2259 genome:
- a CDS encoding non-ribosomal peptide synthetase — translation MTTSSPATPGKKRAPLPLVSRAQALPLSFMQQRLWFLAQLEGTSATYNVYFFVRLQGALDAGALERALQAVVARHESLRTTFASVDGQPVQRIAPALDVPLRGVDLSTHGDARERALREHAEAEARGPFDLERGPLVRTTLARLAPDEHALLFVTHHIVCDAVSLGWMANELSALYTAFTRSEPPRLPELPAQYADFAHWQRQTLTGDFLEAERAWWKERLSGAPPALELPTDRPRPPRQTSRGAVYRLPMSPALATGIRELSRKAAVTPYMALLAAFQVLLLRYSGQEDLVVGTPVAGRGRREVERLIGFFANTLALRLDASGDPTFLALLARVRDVCLGAYAHPDMPFEQLVDLLVPQRDPSRSPLFQAMFVHVNSPWAALKWPGLTVTEVDFEPGVARFDITLFLYEDPSGMEARWEYNADLFDEATVARMAAHYARLLEGAVARPEAPVSALPLLTPRERERAVVDWNDTFAEVPVRSGVHALFEDSVRRSPDAVAVRFGDAHLTYAELEARANRVAHALRARGVTPDTAVGLCVDRSLELAVGVLGILKSGAAYCPLDPAYPPERLALMLQTSRAKVLVTRRSLASGLPEDGVERLFLEDDPGTPATAPEPVGGPDTLAYVIFTSGSTGVPKGVAMPHRPLLNLIQWQVRRSAAPRGRTLQFSALSFDVCFQEMLPTFAAGGELVLMPEDTRRDGRALLTLMRAYGVERIFLPFVALQHLAEVADAEGLVPTSLREINTAGEQLRMTPALRRLLHALDGCVLDNHYGPTETHAASAHVLKGNPDAWPDLPPIGRTITNARTYLLDARGEPVPVGVAGELFIGGAGLARGYLHRPDLTAERFVPDPLSPHPGARMYRTGDFARYLPDGTLEFLGRRDAQVKLRGYRIELPEVEAAVAKLPGVKDVAVVAREDSARGKHLVAYVVTQPGAAVDGGELKAALRERLPEYMVPAAFVLLEAFPLTPSGKLDRRALPAPDDDAEAARDFVAPRTPMETEVAAVFASLLQLPRVGAHGHFFELGGHSLLATQVTSRLRDRLQVDLPVRALFAFPTVEELAEHLASLKPEVGQGAEPPLLPRPLGETPPLSFAQARLWFLTRMDPDGFSYNLPWFTRWTGPLDADALQRSLQRLVQRHEALRTTFVEHQGQPVQRIAPALDLPLRREQVTSPEALTLRTEDIASPLFVPLHREQVTSSEALMRRAEAEVRRPFDLAEGPLLRATLVRVGDGDHALLITLHHIICDGWSLGVMERELTALYREETGGSAAELPALPLQPADFARWQRLAWVGSTVDERLGWWKARLQDAPPALMLPTDLPRPAVQTFEGAHLAWKASPALSRAVEALGQRHGVTPFMLLLAGFHALLSRYSGQDDLVIGAPLAGRQRQELEGLVGFFINTVPLRLTATRDTSFHDLVVLARDVTLESFAHQDLPFEQLVNALQPERDSSRAPLFQVMFVLQNAGGAPARALPDLAVEPLDVETGMSKFDLTLFAQEAQEGLGFLWEYNTALFEEATVARMAAHYTRLLEAAVSDFERPLSRIPLLSEDERQQLLVSWNDTQADYPRDASLPSLFEAQAARAPHAIAVAFEGSHLTYAELDARANQLAHHLRGLGVGAGTPVGLCTGRSLEMVVATLAILKAGGAYVPLDPSYPAERLLFMARDTRLPVLLVQPGQEEKLAALEARVVVLEPSWHPFARESTQAPRIHVPPEALAYVMYTSGSTGRPKGVCIPHRGVVRLVTGANYARFGPEEVLLQLAPISFDAATLELWGALLHGAKLVVFPAHPPALEELGATLEREGITTLFLTTALFEQMVMAQPRALASVRQVLTGGDVMSPVAARRLLEEGQLIVNAYGPTENTTLSTAHRLTVPADARAPIPIGQPIANSQAYVLDALGAPAPVGVAGELYVGGAGLAWGYLHQPALTAERFVPHPFSTTPGARLYRTGDRARWRADGVLDFLGRNDSQVKVRGFRIEPGEIETALKDSEGVTDAVIVVREDVPGDKRLVAYVVGAEVEQVALRTRLVAKLPGHMVPSAIVKLERLPLTPSGKVDRKALPAPDASGRKDTYVAPREGWESLVAELWAPLLNVSRVGAHDNFFELGGHSLLATRVVSRLRDVLQQDVPVRLLFEAPTVARFAERLDALKKGGHGPPTPPIVEVSREQPLPLSFAQQRLWFLARLDPEGYAYNVPFFFQLEGPLDARALEAALEALVQRHEALRTTFSEAHGQPVQHIRVHQPLTLALEEASEDALRQRAEAEVRKPFDLEHGPLVRATLVRTAPERHTLLLVMHHIVCDFWSIDILVRELKALYAASLRHDSPALPQLPVQYPDFAAWQRQVMQGETLEAQRAWWKQHLDGAPPTLDLPTDRPRPPVQSFKGLQFSRPLPASLPAALQSLARDAGVTPFMLLLAGFHALLARHSGQEDIVVGTPIAGRGRREVENLIGFFTNTLALRVDASGAESFRALLGRVREACLGAYAHQDMPFEQLVDALVPSRDLSRSPLFQVMFVFQNAGAPWELPGVSVRALTFEPGMAKFDLTLFVRESPEGWSSAWEYNTALFDEDTVARFADHYTQLLESALAAPDAPLATLPLLTAAEQRQLAQWTLQSVPYPAVPDVHAFFEATATRTPDAIAVRFGEQALTYGELERRSNQLAHHLRRHGVTADVRVGIHLHRSLELAVAVLGTLKAGGAYVPLDPAYPPERLTAMLQASGAAVLLTSRALRGVLASGTALSLELDTQADLLARESDARPDPVGNAQALAYVIFTSGSTGTPKGIAMHREALVNLLHWQLGDSVAPGARTLQFSALSFDVSFQELFATWAAGGELVLLTDEVRRDASQLLALLEGAGIERFFMPFVALQNLAEVAEREGTFPTRVREIMVAGEQLRMTPALRRFMKRTGAVLHNHYGPSEAHAVTSLSLKGDPAAWPDLPSIGKPLSNVAIHVLDAHLRPVPRGVTGELYVGGVQVCRGYLEQPGLTADRFIPDPNSPTPGGRLYRTGDWARFLPDGTLEYLGRRDAQVKVRGFRIELGEIEAALAQHPSVRDCIVDARDDGSGQKRLVAWVVGAAGKSLDVGALRSFLQQRLPEYMVPARWVPLEQFPLTPSGKVNRKALPAPEGGREATRALVAPRTPLELRLVRIWEEVLGVHPIGVRDNFFELGGHSLLTLRLQSAIRAGLGRPLPVAALFQNATVEHLAGLLRDDAAPWTPLVAIQEGQEGVRPFFCVHAVGGNVAPYAELARALGPKQPFYGLQARGLDGAEPPCESIPQMAALYVRAIREVQPHGPYLLGGWSMGGSVAWEMAHQLRREGETVALLALLDTSASLHSGNPEDANAKARLSAMFLEDLLRASGQPLPPSEGLSPHQWMEALEQASQPLLAADQPLREMRHAFEVHLHAAWVYAPPPASGPFTVFEAEDSRWDHGWAAYAPGGLDAHPVPGDHYSFLKPPHVQVLADRLRDALAKAQEP, via the coding sequence ATGACGACCTCCTCGCCGGCCACGCCGGGGAAGAAGCGCGCCCCGCTGCCCCTCGTCTCCCGCGCGCAGGCGCTCCCACTGTCCTTCATGCAGCAGCGCCTGTGGTTCCTGGCGCAGCTGGAGGGCACGAGCGCCACGTACAACGTCTACTTCTTCGTGCGGCTGCAAGGGGCGCTGGACGCGGGTGCGCTGGAGCGGGCGCTCCAGGCCGTGGTGGCCCGGCATGAATCGCTGCGCACCACGTTCGCCTCCGTGGATGGACAGCCGGTGCAGCGAATCGCTCCAGCGCTGGATGTGCCCCTGCGCGGGGTGGACCTGTCCACGCATGGGGATGCGCGTGAGCGCGCCCTTCGCGAGCATGCGGAAGCCGAGGCCCGCGGCCCCTTCGACCTGGAGCGCGGGCCGCTGGTGCGGACCACGCTGGCGCGGCTCGCTCCGGACGAGCACGCGCTGCTCTTCGTCACGCACCACATCGTCTGCGACGCGGTGTCGCTGGGGTGGATGGCGAACGAGCTGAGCGCGCTCTACACCGCCTTCACGCGCAGCGAGCCGCCCCGCCTGCCGGAGCTGCCCGCGCAGTACGCGGACTTCGCGCACTGGCAGCGCCAGACGCTCACGGGCGACTTCCTGGAGGCCGAGCGCGCGTGGTGGAAGGAGCGGCTTTCGGGGGCGCCGCCCGCGCTGGAGCTGCCCACGGACCGGCCCCGCCCGCCGCGCCAGACGTCCCGGGGCGCGGTGTACCGCCTGCCCATGTCTCCGGCCCTGGCCACGGGCATCCGCGAGCTGAGCCGCAAGGCGGCCGTCACGCCGTACATGGCGCTGCTTGCGGCGTTCCAGGTGCTGCTCTTGCGCTACAGCGGGCAGGAGGACCTGGTGGTGGGCACGCCCGTGGCGGGGCGCGGCCGTCGCGAGGTGGAGCGGCTCATCGGCTTCTTCGCCAACACGCTGGCACTGCGGCTGGACGCGTCCGGCGACCCGACGTTCCTGGCGCTGCTCGCCCGCGTGCGCGACGTGTGCCTGGGCGCGTACGCGCACCCGGACATGCCCTTCGAACAGCTGGTGGACCTGCTGGTGCCCCAGCGCGACCCCAGCCGCTCGCCGTTGTTCCAGGCGATGTTCGTGCACGTGAACTCGCCGTGGGCCGCGCTCAAGTGGCCCGGCCTCACCGTGACGGAGGTGGACTTCGAGCCCGGCGTCGCGCGCTTCGACATCACCCTCTTCCTCTACGAGGACCCCAGCGGCATGGAGGCCCGCTGGGAGTACAACGCGGACCTCTTCGACGAGGCGACGGTGGCGCGCATGGCCGCGCACTACGCGCGCCTGCTGGAGGGCGCCGTCGCCCGGCCGGAGGCTCCTGTCTCCGCGCTCCCCCTGCTGACGCCGCGCGAGCGGGAGCGCGCGGTGGTGGACTGGAACGACACCTTCGCGGAGGTGCCGGTGCGCTCCGGCGTGCACGCCCTCTTCGAGGACAGCGTGCGCAGGAGCCCGGACGCGGTGGCGGTGCGCTTCGGGGATGCGCACCTGACGTACGCGGAGCTGGAGGCCCGGGCGAACCGGGTGGCCCATGCGCTGAGGGCGCGCGGCGTGACACCGGACACGGCGGTGGGGCTGTGCGTGGACCGCTCGCTGGAGCTGGCGGTGGGGGTGCTGGGCATCCTCAAGTCGGGGGCGGCCTACTGCCCGTTGGATCCGGCCTATCCGCCAGAGCGGCTGGCGCTGATGCTCCAGACGTCGCGCGCGAAGGTGCTCGTCACGCGGCGCTCGCTGGCGTCCGGCCTGCCGGAGGACGGCGTGGAGCGGCTGTTCCTGGAGGACGACCCTGGCACGCCCGCGACAGCGCCCGAGCCCGTGGGAGGGCCGGACACGCTGGCCTACGTCATCTTCACGTCCGGCTCCACGGGCGTGCCCAAGGGCGTGGCGATGCCGCACCGCCCGCTGCTCAACCTCATCCAGTGGCAGGTGCGCCGCTCCGCCGCGCCCCGGGGGCGCACGCTCCAGTTCTCCGCGCTGAGCTTCGACGTGTGCTTCCAGGAGATGCTGCCCACCTTCGCCGCGGGCGGAGAGCTGGTGCTCATGCCGGAGGACACGCGGCGCGACGGCCGGGCCCTGCTCACGCTGATGCGCGCGTATGGCGTGGAGCGCATCTTCCTGCCCTTCGTGGCGCTCCAGCACCTGGCGGAGGTGGCGGACGCGGAAGGGCTGGTGCCCACGTCACTGCGGGAGATCAACACCGCCGGCGAGCAACTGCGGATGACGCCCGCGCTGCGCAGGCTGCTCCACGCGCTGGACGGGTGCGTGCTGGACAACCACTACGGCCCCACGGAGACCCACGCGGCCTCGGCGCACGTGCTCAAGGGAAACCCGGATGCATGGCCGGACCTGCCGCCCATCGGCCGCACCATCACCAACGCGCGGACGTACCTGCTGGACGCGCGCGGCGAGCCGGTGCCGGTGGGCGTCGCGGGCGAGCTGTTCATCGGCGGGGCGGGGCTGGCGCGAGGCTACCTGCACAGGCCGGACCTGACGGCGGAGCGCTTCGTGCCGGATCCGCTGAGCCCGCACCCGGGCGCGCGGATGTACCGCACCGGTGACTTCGCCCGGTACCTGCCGGACGGCACGCTGGAGTTCCTGGGCCGGCGCGACGCGCAGGTGAAGCTGCGCGGCTACCGCATCGAGCTGCCGGAGGTGGAGGCGGCGGTGGCGAAGCTGCCGGGCGTGAAGGACGTGGCGGTGGTGGCCCGTGAGGACTCGGCCCGGGGCAAGCACCTGGTGGCCTACGTGGTGACGCAGCCAGGGGCGGCAGTGGATGGAGGGGAACTCAAGGCGGCGCTTCGCGAGCGGCTGCCGGAGTACATGGTGCCTGCGGCCTTCGTGCTGCTGGAGGCGTTCCCGCTCACGCCCAGCGGCAAGCTGGACCGCCGCGCCCTGCCGGCCCCGGACGACGACGCGGAAGCAGCCCGGGACTTCGTGGCCCCGCGCACGCCGATGGAGACGGAGGTGGCGGCCGTCTTCGCCTCGCTGCTGCAACTGCCGCGCGTGGGCGCGCACGGCCACTTCTTCGAGCTCGGAGGCCACTCGCTCCTGGCGACGCAGGTGACGTCGCGGCTGCGCGACCGGCTCCAGGTGGACCTGCCCGTGCGCGCGCTGTTCGCCTTCCCCACCGTGGAGGAATTGGCGGAGCACCTCGCCTCGCTGAAGCCGGAGGTGGGTCAGGGCGCGGAGCCGCCGCTCCTGCCGCGCCCACTTGGAGAGACCCCGCCCCTGTCCTTCGCGCAGGCGCGCCTGTGGTTCCTCACCCGGATGGATCCGGACGGGTTCTCGTACAACCTGCCCTGGTTCACGCGCTGGACGGGCCCCCTGGACGCGGACGCGTTGCAGCGGAGTCTTCAGCGTCTGGTCCAGCGTCACGAGGCGCTGCGCACGACCTTCGTGGAGCACCAGGGCCAGCCGGTGCAGCGCATTGCTCCGGCGCTGGACCTGCCCCTGCGCCGCGAACAGGTGACCTCGCCGGAGGCACTTACGCTCCGGACAGAAGACATTGCTTCGCCGCTGTTCGTACCTCTCCATCGCGAGCAGGTGACCTCGTCAGAAGCGCTCATGCGTCGGGCGGAGGCGGAGGTGCGCCGTCCGTTCGACCTCGCCGAAGGTCCCCTGCTGCGCGCGACGCTGGTGCGCGTGGGTGACGGGGACCATGCCCTGCTCATCACGCTGCACCACATCATCTGCGACGGCTGGTCGCTGGGTGTGATGGAGCGCGAGCTGACGGCGCTCTACCGCGAGGAAACGGGTGGATCCGCGGCGGAGCTTCCCGCGCTGCCCCTCCAGCCTGCGGACTTCGCGCGCTGGCAGCGCCTGGCGTGGGTCGGATCGACGGTGGATGAGCGGCTCGGATGGTGGAAGGCCCGACTCCAGGATGCGCCTCCTGCCCTGATGCTGCCCACGGACCTGCCGCGTCCGGCGGTGCAGACCTTCGAGGGCGCGCACCTCGCATGGAAGGCCTCGCCCGCGCTGTCCCGGGCCGTGGAGGCCCTGGGCCAGCGCCACGGCGTGACGCCCTTCATGTTGCTGCTGGCGGGCTTCCACGCCCTGCTCTCCCGCTACAGCGGGCAGGACGACCTCGTCATCGGCGCGCCGCTCGCGGGCCGTCAGCGGCAGGAACTGGAGGGGCTCGTCGGCTTCTTCATCAACACGGTGCCCTTGCGGCTCACCGCGACCCGGGACACGAGCTTCCACGACCTGGTGGTGCTCGCGCGCGACGTGACGCTGGAGTCGTTCGCCCACCAGGACCTGCCCTTCGAGCAGCTGGTGAACGCGCTCCAGCCCGAGCGCGACTCCAGCCGCGCGCCGCTGTTCCAGGTGATGTTCGTCCTGCAGAACGCCGGAGGTGCTCCAGCGCGGGCCCTGCCGGATCTGGCCGTGGAGCCGCTGGATGTGGAGACGGGGATGTCGAAGTTCGACCTCACCCTCTTCGCGCAGGAAGCCCAGGAGGGCCTGGGCTTCCTCTGGGAGTACAACACCGCCCTCTTCGAGGAGGCGACGGTGGCGCGCATGGCCGCGCACTACACGCGCCTGCTGGAGGCCGCCGTCTCCGACTTCGAACGGCCCCTCTCCCGCATCCCGCTGCTCTCCGAGGACGAGCGCCAGCAGTTGCTGGTGTCCTGGAATGACACCCAAGCGGATTATCCGCGCGATGCGTCCCTGCCCTCCCTCTTCGAAGCGCAGGCCGCGCGCGCGCCGCACGCCATCGCGGTGGCGTTTGAAGGCAGTCACCTGACGTACGCGGAGCTGGACGCACGCGCGAACCAGCTCGCGCATCACCTGCGGGGGCTGGGCGTGGGCGCAGGCACCCCGGTGGGCCTGTGCACCGGCCGCTCGCTGGAGATGGTGGTGGCCACGCTGGCCATCCTCAAGGCCGGTGGCGCCTACGTCCCGTTGGACCCGTCCTACCCTGCAGAGCGCCTCCTCTTCATGGCCCGGGACACGCGGCTGCCGGTGCTGCTCGTGCAGCCGGGGCAGGAAGAGAAGCTCGCGGCCTTGGAGGCGCGGGTGGTGGTACTGGAGCCGTCGTGGCATCCGTTCGCGCGGGAGTCCACGCAGGCGCCGCGCATCCACGTGCCTCCCGAGGCGCTGGCCTACGTCATGTACACGTCCGGCAGCACCGGCCGTCCCAAGGGCGTGTGCATCCCGCATCGGGGCGTGGTGCGGCTGGTGACGGGCGCGAACTACGCCCGGTTCGGGCCGGAGGAGGTGCTCCTCCAACTGGCGCCCATCTCCTTCGACGCGGCGACGCTGGAGCTGTGGGGCGCGCTGCTGCACGGCGCGAAGCTGGTCGTCTTCCCGGCGCACCCGCCGGCACTGGAGGAACTGGGTGCGACGCTGGAGCGCGAGGGCATCACCACGCTGTTCCTCACCACGGCGCTGTTCGAGCAGATGGTGATGGCGCAGCCCCGCGCGCTCGCGAGCGTGCGGCAGGTGTTGACGGGCGGAGACGTGATGTCCCCGGTGGCCGCGCGGAGACTTCTGGAAGAGGGCCAGCTCATCGTCAACGCCTACGGCCCCACGGAGAACACGACCCTCTCCACCGCGCACCGGCTGACCGTCCCCGCGGATGCGCGAGCCCCCATTCCCATTGGCCAGCCCATCGCCAACTCGCAGGCCTACGTGCTGGACGCGCTGGGCGCCCCGGCCCCCGTGGGTGTGGCGGGTGAGCTGTACGTGGGAGGTGCTGGTCTGGCGTGGGGATACCTGCACCAGCCCGCGCTGACGGCGGAGCGCTTCGTTCCGCATCCGTTCAGCACCACGCCAGGAGCGCGGCTGTATCGCACGGGAGACCGCGCGAGGTGGCGCGCGGACGGCGTGCTCGATTTCCTCGGCCGGAACGATTCGCAGGTGAAGGTGCGCGGCTTCCGCATCGAGCCGGGAGAAATCGAAACCGCCCTCAAGGACTCGGAGGGCGTCACGGACGCGGTCATCGTCGTGCGCGAGGACGTCCCAGGCGACAAGCGCCTGGTGGCCTACGTCGTCGGCGCGGAGGTGGAGCAAGTCGCGCTGCGCACCCGCCTCGTCGCGAAGCTGCCGGGGCACATGGTGCCCTCCGCCATCGTGAAGCTGGAGCGGCTGCCGCTCACGCCTTCGGGCAAGGTGGACCGCAAGGCACTGCCCGCACCCGACGCGAGCGGGCGCAAGGACACCTACGTCGCGCCGAGAGAGGGCTGGGAGTCCCTGGTCGCGGAGCTGTGGGCGCCCCTCTTGAACGTGAGCCGCGTGGGCGCGCACGACAACTTCTTCGAGCTGGGAGGCCACTCGCTCCTGGCCACGCGCGTGGTGTCGCGCCTGCGGGACGTGCTCCAGCAGGACGTCCCCGTGCGCCTGCTCTTCGAAGCACCCACGGTGGCAAGGTTCGCCGAGCGCCTGGATGCATTGAAGAAGGGAGGGCATGGGCCGCCGACGCCCCCCATCGTCGAGGTGTCGCGCGAGCAGCCGCTGCCGCTGTCCTTCGCGCAGCAGCGGCTGTGGTTCCTCGCGCGGCTGGATCCGGAAGGGTACGCGTACAACGTGCCCTTCTTCTTCCAGTTGGAGGGGCCACTGGATGCCCGCGCGCTGGAGGCCGCGCTGGAGGCGCTCGTCCAGCGCCACGAAGCCCTGCGCACCACCTTCTCCGAAGCGCACGGCCAGCCCGTGCAGCACATCCGTGTGCATCAGCCCCTGACGCTCGCGCTGGAGGAGGCCTCGGAGGATGCGCTCCGTCAGCGTGCGGAAGCGGAGGTGCGCAAGCCCTTCGACCTGGAGCATGGCCCTCTCGTGCGTGCCACGCTGGTGCGCACCGCGCCGGAGCGTCACACGCTGCTGCTGGTCATGCACCACATCGTCTGTGACTTCTGGTCCATCGACATCCTGGTGCGTGAGCTCAAGGCCCTCTATGCCGCCAGCCTGCGGCACGACTCCCCGGCCCTGCCCCAGCTTCCCGTGCAGTACCCGGACTTCGCTGCCTGGCAGCGGCAGGTGATGCAGGGGGAAACCCTGGAGGCGCAGCGCGCGTGGTGGAAGCAGCACCTGGACGGCGCGCCGCCCACATTGGACCTGCCCACGGACCGGCCGCGTCCGCCCGTGCAGTCCTTCAAGGGCCTCCAGTTCTCACGCCCACTGCCTGCATCCCTCCCCGCCGCCCTCCAGTCGCTGGCACGCGATGCGGGCGTCACGCCCTTCATGCTGCTGCTCGCGGGCTTCCACGCGCTGCTCGCCCGTCACAGCGGACAGGAGGACATCGTCGTCGGAACGCCCATCGCCGGGCGTGGCCGTCGCGAAGTGGAGAACCTCATCGGCTTCTTCACCAACACCCTCGCCCTTCGCGTGGACGCCTCCGGCGCGGAGAGCTTCCGCGCGCTGCTGGGCCGCGTTCGCGAGGCCTGCCTCGGTGCCTACGCCCACCAGGACATGCCCTTCGAACAGCTCGTCGATGCGCTCGTCCCCTCGCGCGACCTGAGCCGTTCGCCGCTGTTCCAGGTGATGTTCGTCTTCCAGAACGCCGGAGCCCCCTGGGAGCTGCCCGGTGTCTCCGTGCGGGCACTGACCTTCGAGCCCGGCATGGCCAAGTTCGACCTCACCCTCTTCGTGCGCGAGTCGCCCGAAGGCTGGTCGAGCGCCTGGGAGTACAACACCGCCCTCTTCGACGAGGACACGGTCGCGCGCTTCGCGGACCACTACACCCAGCTCCTCGAAAGCGCGCTCGCGGCACCGGATGCCCCGCTGGCCACGCTGCCCCTGCTCACCGCAGCGGAGCAACGGCAGCTCGCGCAATGGACGCTCCAGTCAGTGCCCTACCCCGCCGTGCCTGACGTCCATGCCTTCTTCGAGGCCACGGCCACGCGCACGCCGGACGCCATCGCGGTGCGCTTCGGTGAGCAGGCACTCACCTACGGGGAGCTGGAGCGCCGCTCCAACCAGCTCGCGCACCACCTGCGCCGGCACGGTGTGACCGCTGACGTCCGCGTGGGCATCCATCTGCACCGCTCGCTGGAGCTGGCCGTGGCCGTGCTGGGAACGCTCAAGGCAGGGGGCGCCTACGTCCCGCTGGATCCGGCCTATCCACCGGAGCGGCTCACCGCGATGCTCCAGGCGTCGGGGGCGGCGGTGCTGCTCACGTCGCGTGCGCTGCGCGGCGTCCTGGCCAGCGGCACCGCGCTGTCGCTGGAGCTCGACACGCAGGCGGACCTCCTCGCCCGTGAGTCCGACGCGCGTCCAGACCCCGTGGGCAACGCACAGGCGCTCGCCTACGTCATCTTCACCTCCGGCTCCACTGGCACGCCCAAGGGCATCGCCATGCACCGCGAGGCGCTGGTGAACCTGCTCCACTGGCAGCTGGGGGACTCGGTAGCGCCCGGGGCGCGCACGCTCCAGTTCTCCGCGCTGAGCTTCGACGTGTCCTTCCAGGAGCTGTTCGCGACCTGGGCCGCGGGCGGCGAGCTGGTGCTGCTCACCGACGAGGTCCGCCGCGATGCAAGTCAGCTCCTCGCGCTGCTGGAGGGCGCGGGCATCGAGCGGTTCTTCATGCCCTTCGTCGCGCTCCAGAACCTGGCGGAAGTGGCCGAGCGCGAGGGCACCTTCCCCACGCGCGTCCGGGAGATCATGGTCGCGGGCGAGCAGCTGCGCATGACACCCGCGCTCCGCCGCTTCATGAAGCGCACGGGCGCCGTGCTGCACAACCACTACGGGCCCTCCGAAGCCCACGCGGTGACGTCGCTGTCGCTGAAGGGCGACCCGGCGGCGTGGCCGGACCTGCCCTCCATTGGTAAGCCCCTGAGCAACGTGGCCATCCACGTGCTGGACGCGCACCTGCGCCCGGTGCCACGAGGCGTGACGGGTGAGCTGTACGTGGGCGGCGTCCAGGTCTGCCGCGGCTACCTGGAACAGCCCGGCCTCACCGCCGACCGCTTCATCCCCGACCCGAACAGCCCCACGCCGGGAGGCCGGCTGTACCGCACGGGCGACTGGGCCCGGTTCCTGCCGGACGGCACGCTGGAGTACCTCGGCCGGCGCGACGCGCAGGTGAAGGTGCGTGGCTTCCGCATCGAGCTGGGAGAAATCGAAGCGGCGCTGGCGCAGCACCCGTCGGTGCGGGACTGCATCGTCGACGCGAGGGACGACGGCAGCGGCCAGAAGCGGTTGGTGGCCTGGGTGGTGGGCGCCGCCGGGAAGTCACTGGACGTCGGCGCGCTGCGGAGCTTCCTCCAGCAGCGGCTGCCGGAATACATGGTGCCCGCGCGCTGGGTCCCGCTGGAGCAGTTCCCACTGACGCCCTCGGGCAAGGTGAACCGCAAGGCATTGCCCGCGCCCGAAGGAGGCCGTGAAGCCACGCGGGCCCTGGTGGCGCCCCGGACGCCGCTGGAGCTGCGGCTCGTGCGCATCTGGGAGGAGGTGCTGGGCGTGCATCCCATTGGCGTGCGCGACAACTTCTTCGAACTGGGTGGGCACTCGCTGCTGACCTTGCGGTTGCAGTCCGCCATCCGAGCCGGGCTGGGCCGGCCGCTGCCCGTGGCGGCGCTCTTCCAGAACGCGACCGTGGAGCACCTGGCGGGCCTGCTCCGTGACGACGCCGCGCCGTGGACGCCCCTCGTCGCGATCCAGGAGGGACAGGAAGGCGTGCGTCCCTTCTTCTGCGTCCACGCGGTGGGAGGCAACGTCGCGCCCTACGCGGAGCTGGCACGTGCGTTGGGGCCGAAGCAGCCCTTCTACGGACTCCAGGCCCGCGGCCTGGACGGCGCGGAGCCCCCCTGCGAATCCATTCCGCAGATGGCGGCCCTCTACGTGCGCGCGATACGCGAGGTCCAACCGCACGGCCCCTATCTGCTGGGCGGCTGGTCCATGGGCGGCAGCGTCGCGTGGGAGATGGCCCACCAGCTGCGGCGCGAAGGCGAGACGGTGGCGCTGCTCGCGCTGCTGGACACCTCCGCGAGCCTGCACTCGGGCAACCCGGAGGACGCGAACGCGAAGGCGCGTTTGAGCGCGATGTTCCTGGAGGATCTGCTGCGCGCCTCGGGCCAGCCGCTGCCGCCGAGCGAAGGGCTCTCCCCCCACCAGTGGATGGAGGCGCTGGAGCAGGCCAGCCAGCCCCTGCTCGCGGCGGATCAGCCGCTGCGCGAGATGCGCCACGCATTCGAGGTCCACCTGCACGCGGCCTGGGTCTACGCACCGCCTCCGGCCAGCGGCCCCTTCACCGTGTTCGAAGCGGAGGACTCACGCTGGGACCACGGCTGGGCCGCCTACGCGCCCGGCGGGCTGGACGCGCACCCGGTGCCCGGCGACCACTACTCCTTCCTGAAGCCACCCCACGTCCAGGTGCTGGCCGACAGGCTGCGCGACGCGCTCGCGAAGGCCCAGGAGCCCTGA